Proteins encoded together in one Zonotrichia albicollis isolate bZonAlb1 unplaced genomic scaffold, bZonAlb1.hap1 Scaffold_254, whole genome shotgun sequence window:
- the LOC141727765 gene encoding olfactory receptor 14J1-like, giving the protein MCYDRYVSICKPLHYGTLLGSRACAHMAAAAWASGFLTALVHTANTFSLPLCHGNALGQFFCEIPQILKLSCSQSNLRELGLIAVSVCLAFGCLVFIVFSYVQIFRAVLRIPTEHGRHKAFSTCVPHLAVVTLFISTGMFAYLKPPSISSPSLDLALSVLYSVVPPALNPLIYSLRNQELKAAVRRLRTRWFQKH; this is encoded by the coding sequence atgtgctatgaccgctacgtgtccatctgcaaacccctgcactacgggaccctcctgggcagcagagcttgtgcccacatggcagcagctgcctgggccagtggcttcCTCACTGCTCTCGTGCacacggccaatacattttccctgcccctgtgccatggcaatgccctgggccagttcttctgtgaaatcccccagatcctcaagctctcttGCTCACAGTCcaacctcagggaacttgggctaaTTGCTGTTAGTGTGTGTTTAGCATTTGGCTGTTtggtgttcattgttttctcttatgTGCAGATTTTcagggccgtgctgaggatccctACTGAGCacggacggcacaaagccttttccacctgcgtccctcacctggctgtggtcaccCTGTTCATCAGCACTGGCATGTTTGCCTActtgaagcccccctccatctcctccccatccctggatctggccctgtcagttctgtactcggtggtgcctccagccctgaaccccctcatctacagcctgaggaaccaggagctcaaggctgcagtgaggagacTGAGGACTAgatggtttcagaaacattaa